A window of Pectinophora gossypiella chromosome 12, ilPecGoss1.1, whole genome shotgun sequence contains these coding sequences:
- the LOC126371175 gene encoding uncharacterized protein LOC126371175 isoform X2 has translation MPGEMLHLASTPEAWRKIVCSCTDCDSYNCFALRHEAAAGCTCKLCEHSKTCLFYNKVKTNLNAPLLKTPQAKTPQVKTPKTFSYQDTGTSTPKCNMLHNHTEDCSKKFHDDCNTKNTLIFYENIKARLEEAQAAIKDIKSRQESKDKSVPQILPTETLKSPPNITPQPSPDTLPKAFSETPSQIKKKTTPGDPIPYPMRLESLKACSCKISKSCPYYKKDKQQVLSEPGQVLTNNTCSSYLITKPNNKIESSETVANKKYRVVPIVDSDRTDYIKVESTETYNIHKSDENAPKTEKDNEYKNTIRIDKLVLSNSEMKQYEKIIEVLKYILEQNQEKSQNAKQKTNVNHDTINKKHTDKKSKVDKVTNVKVETNIDVEHITDKPKSSDKNINDSVKTAKKSQTKKDEHDIIDNGKHAFDSVNITKKEKITNNHPDNNLKKTSSKCKNKFCTLEGHKPFKKRIELQIVYDIRGNDKFSSKSDEVETKPNQNVSYSCSHTKTSAELSAQIMNVPFREYTKYISKPEPAIESTPKQKGSKYILKKIKDIYEACSCKVCECISSIVPANPTTKSEVCNCKPCDCDECQGYGKGSTTSEKCNCRPCECIECTSAKLSGSCACKACECIECKYSNIKKYRKYIVAPVGENQQRRYCDCSPCGCYECAHPYGTVSNRTTQETSTEVRRHLNCHCHPCNNVDCEQDGADTCTCDRHSKVMSKPVLKDTQEYDIHHVTVSNLGRNAYKCKKLDKGAAAWLFSTTPKQSSKEDNTKVANAICAQFGCRETETYVLPSAFQSKIIKKRDGKWLFSAADSNEESSHNSNAKVIDPVSTQFGSREIKISDSVISKSAYQNKKNKNEDAKWLFLKQHSDNNVLDALCKRFGCNEPNQIAAVPGSGNCDVYQPDLHLHPKQKISIKKDNEIAEPDDGCNDKVSICEPFGCKEVVIHDSNIKIHRTQKIMKRNSTDSKLYDHTRDDNDVNELNNGEHQNQDIDKDDAAWLFSAVRNQNSNRDDNSNVSDELCSRFGGDDTIAVALNLTRNFPTAKYFAKVNNSGDCDCKPCKCPKCLKHYKEGHNPKERMKNCYCEICECINCESMLCDTSVCDCKPCGCSECQKFLPSRLRTYGYRRPEYTSKNKKSVYPCMNDSSSRYLTLLKAKQSDRFLDKIITDKESKNFYHSYTEPNHKTKPQVDMYCEITSNNKNINRSHRNINKELIMDRANPSVLKDKIHDYVSRKKTNITKVTENTNNECYKEKQRAMKNKNDESITRESSSSFEPSTSGLTHDKEISDLKNRNTKSKESSCNSSGYDNSNYLIRFPKSTVETCISDVMNLSNYKKSAFTPLKPSQTKPESEYKTSTISEYLHNTVVLKDKYPSVNHNSSKQGVIKISNLKMCENFNSESPCGCQPCDCDKCLYKTIKYDRCRCDCNNCFCYGTCLSEDKSVYIRKNELTQTLELQDSGEVSLHSAHNINPETKTLVKQFYPAWNTQELEVSRDKDIQPKDTNKNSTDDKCAIYKNDNCVINSCGVNINYYDSVQHTLRDAKAFSLELLKILQKYEKANKDFDSVSKKFKELQETRLNDDVVVDKEESSNSEVTEKIQPIENDSINNENDSTKSQFHIYPDSTNKIETVESVTSISLQTVPINISSNFVDNKNERNKILTDIYDLNGPEIVPLITPDEQCPEQENSNVKVMLTSFKDTNHVQENNDMKVKLDSLKNQYKMYSKLISRAIIKCKKEKWKKTCSSGSHSKSASPDNSRNCYSLIQNNGHDENVSLLNKETKDEIKKDSNYKLNTVYLNTVDPRDLDSVSTDKILVFENNENLFANSNKESFLDKNQLTTSNNVNVSYPNLALEKEDALIDIPARLNTNEAIDCVSQDENVYQKMSFSKGYYNIMNKDIEEASTSQDETLRAEFQRRFESMPSVPQTKGRLLTGIDSSIEKIASSNIMKTTSSYDPKKVAFQTVRKVSDHTILVKWKVPLITTDIEGYELLLNGRSVQKMLSPTHNMAVVTCLPHTNKVLLTVRTITLASATTGNYPTTTVVYRLRSK, from the exons ATGCCTGGGGAAATGCTGCACCTGGCTTCCACGCCTGAAGCTTGGCGAAAGATTGTCTGTTCCTGCACCGACTGCGACTCCTACAACTGCTTCGCCCTACGACACGAAGCTGCTGCCGGCTGCACATGCAAACTGTGCGAACACTCCAAAACTTGCCtcttttacaataaagtaaaaacaaacttaaatgcACCTTTACTAAAAACACCTCAAGCAAAGACACCACAAGTAAAAACACCTAAGACTTTCTCTTACCAAGACACAGGTACCTCAACACCAAAATGCAATATGTTACATAATCACACAGAGGATTGTAGTAAAAAGTTCCACGATGATTGCAACACCAAAAATACTCTTATCTTTTACGAAAATATAAAAGCACGTCTCGAGGAGGCTCAGGCTGCTATAAAAGACATAAAGTCTCGTCAGGAATCTAAAGACAAGTCGGTTCCACAGATACTTCCAACTGAAACCTTAAAATCACCTCCAAATATAACTCCACAGCCATCTCCTGATACGTTACCAAAAGCGTTTTCAGAGACGCCTTCACAAATTAAGAAAAAGACCACGCCAGGCGACCCTATCCCATATCCTATGAGATTAGAAAGTCTGAAAGCATGCTCATGTAAAATCTCTAAATCCTGCCCTTACTACAAGAAGGATAAACAACAAGTTTTAAGTGAACCAGGACAGGTACTAACAAACAATACATGTTCGTCCTATCTCATAACGAAACCGAACAACAAAATCGAGTCCAGCGAAACTGTTGCGAATAAGAAATACAGAGTCGTTCCAATCGTTGATTCTGACCGTACAGATTATATAAAAGTAGAAAGCACCGAGACTTATAACATCCATAAAAGCGACGAGAATGCCCCTAAAACTGAGAAAGATAATGAATACAAAAATACCATTAGAATTGATAAACTTGTCCTTTCTAACAGTGAGATGAAGCAGTATGAAAAGATAATTGAGGtgcttaaatatattttagaacaaaatcaagaaaaaagtcAAAACGCAAAGCAGAAAACAAATGTGAACCATGATACGATTAATAAAAAACACACTGATAAAAAATCTAAAGTGGATAAAGTTACAAATGTAAAGGTGGAAACAAATATAGATGTGGAGCACATTACTGACAAACCCAAGagcagtgataaaaatatcaacGATAGTGTAAAGACAGCGAAAAAgagtcaaacaaaaaaagatgaGCATGACATTATAGACAACGGCAAGCATGCATTTGATTCGGTCAACATTACTAAAAAGGAGAAAATTACAAACAATCATCCTGATAACAACCTTAAAAAAACATCaagtaaatgtaaaaacaaATTTTGTACCCTTGAAGGACACAAACCTTTTAAAAAGCGTATCGAATTACAAATAGTCTATGACATTCGTGGGAATGATAAGTTTTCCAGTAAAAGCGATGAAGTAGAAACCAAACCTAATCAAAACGTATCTTACTCCTGTTCTCACACTAAAACTTCGGCAGAACTAAGTGCCCAAATAATGAACGTACCTTTCAGAGAATATACAAAGTATATCAGTAAACCAGAACCTGCTATAGAAAGTACCCCGAAACAAAAAGGCagtaaatatatacttaagaaaataaaagatatttacGAAGCCTGCAGTTGTAAAGTTTGTGAATGCATCTCAAGTATAGTACCCGCGAACCCTACGACCAAAAGCGAAGTGTGCAACTGTAAACCTTGCGACTGTGACGAATGCCAAGGGTATGGAAAAGGGAGTACTACATCAGAAAAATGTAATTGTAGACCTTGCGAGTGCATTGAATGTACAAGCGCAAAACTTTCAGGTTCATGTGCCTGCAAGGCTTGCGAATGCATTGAATGTAAGTatagtaacataaaaaaatacagaaaatatataGTAGCTCCGGTTGGAGAAAACCAACAACGCCGTTACTGTGACTGTTCACCTTGTGGATGTTACGAATGTGCGCATCCGTACGGAACAGTAAGTAACCGAACAACTCAAGAAACGAGCACCGAGGTTCGTCGGCACCTCAACTGTCACTGTCACCCTTGCAACAATGTCGATTGTGAACAAGATGGAGCAGATACTTGTACCTGCGATAGGCATTCTAAAGTAATGAGCAAACCCGTATTGAAGGATACACAAGAATACGATATCCATCATGTCACAGTTTCAAACTTGGGTAGAAATGCCtataaatgtaaaaaacttGATAAAGGCGCTGCAGCGTGGCTATTTTCGACTACGCCAAAACAGAGCTCTAAAGAAGATAATACCAAAGTTGCTAATGCAATATGTGCCCAGTTTGGTTGCAGAGAAACAGAGACTTATGttttgccatctgcatttcaaagtaaaataattaagaaacgTGATGGAAAATGGTTGTTTTCTGCTGCTGACTCAAACGAGGAATCTTCGCATAATAGCAACGCCAAGGTAATCGATCCAGTATCCACCCAGTTTGGTAGTAGAGAAATTAAAATATCTGACTCGGTGATAAGTAAAAGTGCAtatcagaataaaaaaaataagaatgaaGATGCCAAATGGCTCTTTTTGAAACAACATTCCGATAACAACGTATTagatgcattatgtaaacggtTTGGTTGTAATGAACCAAATCAAATAGCAGCTGTACCCGGTAGTGGCAATTGCGACGTCTACCAACCTGACTTACATTTacatccaaaacaaaaaatctcAATCAAAAAAGATAACGAGATTGCCGAGCCTGATGATGGCTGCAATGACAAAGTGTCAATATGTGAACCCTTTGGGTGTAAAGAAGTGGTTATCCATGACtcgaatattaaaatacatcgaACTCAAAAAATCATGAAACGAAATAGCACCGATTCGAAATTATATGATCACACCCgtgatgataatgatgttaACGAATTAAATAATGGTGAACATCAAAACCAAGATATTGACAAAGATGATGCAGCATGGTTGTTCTCAGCTGTACGTAACCAAAACTCTAATAGAGATGATAATTCTAATGTAAGCGACGAGTTATGCAGCCGGTTTGGTGGCGACGATACGATAGCTGTTGCTTTAAATTTAACACGTAATTTCCCAACGGCAAAGTACTTTGCTAAAGTAAACAATTCCGGTGATTGCGACTGCAAACCGTGTAAATGTCCGAAATGTTTAAAACATTACAAAGAAGGTCACAATCCCAAAGAACGTATGAAAAATTGCTATTGTGAAATCTGCGAGTGTATTAATTGTGAAAGTATGTTGTGCGATACAAGTGTATGTGATTGCAAGCCTTGCGGTTGCAGCGAATGTCAGAAATTCTTGCCTTCTAGGCTGAGAACTTACGGTTACAGAAGACCAGAGTAtacgagtaaaaataaaaaatccgtATATCCTTGCATGAATGATAGCAGTAGTCGCTATCTTACGTTACTTAAAGCGAAACAATCGGATCGTTTCTTAGACAAAATTATAACCGATAAAGAAAGTAAAAACTTTTATCATTCTTATACAGAACCAAACCATAAAACGAAACCACAGGTCGATATGTACTGCGAAATTACaagtaacaataaaaatattaacagaTCTCATAGAAACATTAACAAAGAACTTATAATGGATAGGGCAAATCCTAGTGTATTGAAAgataaaattcatgattatgtAAGCAGGAAAAAAACGAATATTACGAAAGTTACTGAGAATACAAATAATGAATGTTACAAAGAAAAGCAAAGagccatgaaaaataaaaatgacgaATCTATCACACGTGAATCGTCATCGTCTTTCGAACCATCTACTTCAGGATTGACACATGACAAAGAAATTAGTGACTTGAAAAATCGTAATACGAAATCGAAAGAGAGCTCTTGTAATAGCTCAGGCTACGACAATTCGAATTATTTAATCCGTTTCCCAAAGTCAACCGTCGAAACGTGTATAAGTGATGTCATGaatttaagtaattacaaaaagtctgcTTTTACGCCTTTGAAACCATCACAGACCAAACCTGAAAGCGAGTACAAAACATCAACGATTTCAGAGTACCTTCATAACACCGTAGTTTTGAAAGATAAATATCCGTCAGTAAACCACAATAGTTCAAAACAAGGCGTCATAAAAATATCGAATCTTAAAATGTGCGAAAATTTTAATTCTGAAAGTCCTTGTGGTTGTCAACCATGCGATTGTGATAAATGTttgtataaaacaataaaatacgacCGATGTCGTTGCGATTGTAATAATTGTTTTTGCTACGGAACGTGTCTCAGCGAAGATAAGTCTGTTTACATTCGGAAAAACGAGTTGACTCAAACTCTTGAGTTACAAGACAGCGGTGAAGTTAGTTTGCATAGTGCCCACAATATCAATCCGGAAACAAAAACTTTAGTCAAACAGTTTTACCCGGCATGGAATACTCAAGAATTAGAAGTTTCTAGGGACAAAGACATCCAACCTAAGGACACTAACAAAAATAGCACTGATGATAAATGCGCGATATATAAGAATGATAACTGCGTAATAAATTCATGTGgtgtaaatattaattattacgaCAGCGTACAACATACTTTAAGGGATGCTAAAGCATTTTCTTTAGAATTACTCAAAATACTACAAAAGTACGAGAAAGCAAACAAAGATTTTGATAGTGTGTCTAAGAAATTTAAGGAATTACAAGAAACACGCTTGAATGACGATGTCGTAGTAGATAAAGAAGAAAGTAGTAACTCAGAAGTAACGGAAAAAATACAACCAATAGAGAATGATTCAATCAATAATGAAAATGATTCAACTAAATCACAATTTCACATATATCCAGATAGCACAAACAAAATTGAAACTGTTGAATCTGTTACATCGATATCTTTACAAACCGTTCCCATAAATATCTCTAGCAATTTCGtggataataaaaatgaaagaaataaaattctaacagaCATATATGATCTAAACGGACCCGAAATTGTTCCGTTAATTACACCAGATGAACAATGCCCTGAGCAAGAAAACAGTAATGTGAAGGTGATGTTAACATCGTTTAAAGATACAAATCATGTGCAAGAAAATAATGATATGAAGGTAAAGCTGGACAGTCTTAAAAATCAATACAAAATGTACAGTAAACTTATAAGTCGCGCTATAATAAAGTGCAAGAAAGAAAAATGGAAGAAAACGTGTAGCAGCGGATCACATTCGAAGTCGGCTAGTCCCGATAACTCGAGAAATTGTTACAGCTTAATACAGAATAATGGTCACGATGAAAACGTCTCTTTACTTAATAAAGAAACTAAAGATGAAATTAAAAAGGATAGCAATTACAAACTAAATACTGTTTACCTGAATACAGTAGATCCGAGAGACCTGGACAGTGTTTCTACGGATAAAATATTG GTCTtcgaaaataatgaaaatctgTTTGCAAATTCTAACAAAGAATCATTTTTGGATAAAAACCAATTGACAACGAGTAATAACGTGAACGTGTCGTATCCAAATCTGGCACTGGAAAAAGAGGATGCCTTAATAGACATCCCTGCAAGGTTAAACACCAATGAGGCTATAGATTGTGTG AGTCAAGATGAGAACGTATATCAGAAAATGAGTTTTTCAAAGGGTTACTACAATATAATGAACAAAGACATCGAAGAAGCGTCGACTAGTCAAGATGAAACTTTAAGG GCCGAATTTCAACGAAGATTTGAAAGTATGCCAAGCGTGCCACAGACGAAAGGGCGATTGTTAACGGGCATCGATAGTTCAATAGAAAAAATTGCATCCAGTAATATCATG AAGACGACGAGCAGCTACGACCCTAAGAAGGTGGCTTTCCAAACGGTGCGGAAGGTGTCGGATCACACTATATTAGTGAAGTGGAAAGTCCCTTTGATCACCACTGATATTGAAGGATACGAG CTGCTTCTGAACGGACGTTCAGTTCAGAAGATGCTCAGTCCAACGCACAACATGGCGGTTGTCACTTGCCTGCCGCATACCAACAAGGTCCTCCTTACCGTCCGCACCATCACCCTGGCGTCAGCTACCACTGGCAACTATCCTACCACCACAGTTGTCTATCGTCTTCGTTCCAAGTAG